A region of the Pricia mediterranea genome:
GTTAAGATAGATCTAGGAAATCCCTATTACATCCCTCGGATACAATGGATGAACCACCCCGACCACCTGAGCGTACAGACCCTGAACCGGCATCAGAACGCCCTGAAACTGCATGCGGTAGACACTAAGGATAATTCGGTAAGGCTCTTGCACGAGGAGAAGGACGAAGCCTACGTGGATGTCACCGATGACCTGACCTTTTTGGCCGACGACAGCTTTATATGGACTAGCGAAAAGGACGGCTACAACCACATTTACCTCTACGACCAAGAGGGCGAGCTGATGAACCGGATTACTAAAGGACCCTGGGAGGTGACCCGCTATTTCGGCTACGACCAGAAAGAGGACAAGGTTTACTACCAATCCACTGAGAACGGTTCCATTAACCGCGGGGTGTACAGCGTCGAGAGCGATGGGCAACAAAAAAAGGCCCTGGCGGCCGAAGAGGGCACCAATTCGGCGGATTTCAGTGCCGATTTCACCTATTTTATCAATACCTATTCAAGTGCGACCACCCCGCCGGTCTACACCCTGCACAAAGCCTTGAACGGCAAGCAGCTCAAGGAAATCAAGAACAATCAGGCCTTGCTCACGAAATTAAAGGATTATCAATTCAGTCCCAAGGAATTTTCTACGATAGCCATCAACGGCAACGACTTGAACATGTACATGATCAAACCGATCGATTTTGACCCCTCCAAGGAATATCCCTTATTGATGTACCAGTATAGCGGTCCCGGTTCACAGAGCGTGGCCAACCAATGGTTTAACGCCCGCGATTATTGGCACGAGACCTTGGCGGCCAAGGGGTATGTCATCGCCTGTGTCGATGGAAGGGGCACCGGTTTTAAGGGGCGGGATTTTAAGAAGGTGACCTACCTCAACCTTGTGAAATATGAAACCGAAGACCAGATCGCGGCCGCCGAAAAGCTGAGCGAACTATCCTATATTGACGAAGAGCGTACCGGGATTTGGGGCTGGAGCTTCGGCGGGCACATGGCGACCAATTCCATTTTAAAGGGCAACGACGTCTTTGAAGTGGCCATTGCGGTCGCCCCGGTAACCTCGTGGCGTTTTTACGACACCATCTACACCGAGCGTTTTATGCGGACGCCCGAGGAGAATCCCGCGGGGTATGATGAAAATTCGCCCTTTAACTACCCCGAATTATTGAAAGGAAAGTATTTGCTGATACACGGTTCGGGTGACGACAACGTACACGTGCAGAATTCCATGCGGATGATAGAAGCCTTGGTACAAGCCAACAAACCCTTCGATTGGGCCATCTATCCCGATAAGAACCACGGGATTTATGGTGGCATGACACGGGTGCACCTATTCAATAAAATGAGCCGCTTCATCACCGAAAATCTTTAAAAAATCCCCAAAAAAATTATGGCGACCACGACAAAACCAGCCCACGAGAAAGAACTGTTTGGACACCCGGTAGGACTTTACGTTCTCTTTTTGACCGAAATGTGGGAGCGGTTCTCGTACTACGGTATGCGAGGGATATTGGTGTTGTACCTAACGGCAAGGACAGTAGGTGACAACCCAGGCTTGGGCTGGTTAGATGCCGAAGCGCTTTCGTTGTACGGTTGGTACACTATGCTGGTTTATGTGGCTTCCATTCCCGGAGGTATCATCGCCGATAAATTAATTGGTCAGAAGAAATCCGTTATGTACGGCGGATTTCTCTTGGTGGCGGGACACGGCGTACTTTCAATTGAGCAAATGTGGGCATTTTATACCGGGCTTATCTTGATTATCCTGGGGGTAGGCCTTCTAAAACCGAACGTATCGACCTTGGTAGGGGGGCTTTACAAACCGGGTGACGAACGCCGGGACAAGGGGTTTTCCATTTTTTACATCGGAATCAACGTAGGGGCGGCCTTAGCGGCCTTGTCGGTGGCCGTGGTTGCCGATATCTATGGATGGCATGCCGGTTTTGGCCTTGCTGCGGTCGGGATGGTGCTCGGACAGGTCATCTATATCTCGGG
Encoded here:
- a CDS encoding S9 family peptidase, with the protein product MKKSTLLLFLFIGMLSAIHAQNQPITVEEIYSGEFRTEGLDALRSLKNGKQYTVLNFDRSAGTSSIDKYDYATLEKVGSVVSSSDLPEIDNFSSYKFSDDESKLLLATEVESIFRRSTLGIFYVYDVEMKALTRISEGKIREPALSPDGQQVAYVAENNLYLFDIASGETMQITTDGVKNRIINGVTDWVYEEEFAFVRAFAWNADGTKIAFLRFDESDVPEFSMDVYGENLYPSQEVFKYPKAGENNSLVSLHLFDLASENTVKIDLGNPYYIPRIQWMNHPDHLSVQTLNRHQNALKLHAVDTKDNSVRLLHEEKDEAYVDVTDDLTFLADDSFIWTSEKDGYNHIYLYDQEGELMNRITKGPWEVTRYFGYDQKEDKVYYQSTENGSINRGVYSVESDGQQKKALAAEEGTNSADFSADFTYFINTYSSATTPPVYTLHKALNGKQLKEIKNNQALLTKLKDYQFSPKEFSTIAINGNDLNMYMIKPIDFDPSKEYPLLMYQYSGPGSQSVANQWFNARDYWHETLAAKGYVIACVDGRGTGFKGRDFKKVTYLNLVKYETEDQIAAAEKLSELSYIDEERTGIWGWSFGGHMATNSILKGNDVFEVAIAVAPVTSWRFYDTIYTERFMRTPEENPAGYDENSPFNYPELLKGKYLLIHGSGDDNVHVQNSMRMIEALVQANKPFDWAIYPDKNHGIYGGMTRVHLFNKMSRFITENL